The following coding sequences are from one Pseudomonadota bacterium window:
- a CDS encoding helix-turn-helix transcriptional regulator, which produces MSDLKQYINQRKIKDKEFSEGYEEGYEQFKIGVMLRHARESAGLTREELALKLNTRKTAISRIENHAEDIKLSTLERFAAALGKQLRLQIS; this is translated from the coding sequence ATGAGTGATTTGAAACAATATATTAATCAGAGAAAAATAAAAGATAAAGAATTTTCTGAAGGTTACGAAGAAGGCTATGAACAGTTCAAAATCGGGGTAATGCTTCGTCATGCCCGTGAGTCAGCAGGCCTAACACGGGAGGAACTGGCTCTCAAGCTCAACACCCGGAAAACAGCAATTTCAAGAATCGAGAACCATGCGGAAGATATCAAGCTTTCAACCTTGGAACGTTTTGCAGCAGCACTCGGGAAACAATTGCGTTTACAGATTTCTTAA
- a CDS encoding site-specific integrase, which translates to MNVKEAISLFRFYQQSNHRKRTADSYRFLLQHFDSLFSDHDLDFIKPDEIYHFLEQMTKTLSKSTRRLRYAQLKAFFNFIIEKCLPDLKNPCSAPLLSKTFRMPRQTPKTILEKEIVDEMIYNTKNQRNRLMLELMARCGLRIGELLNIRASDVSERRLTIRNRVKSNPPSSGLEDNPDLPWQGK; encoded by the coding sequence ATGAACGTAAAAGAGGCAATATCATTATTCAGGTTTTACCAGCAGTCAAACCATAGAAAAAGGACTGCAGATAGCTACAGGTTTTTATTGCAGCATTTCGACTCTCTTTTTTCTGATCATGATCTCGATTTTATAAAACCCGATGAGATCTACCACTTCCTGGAGCAGATGACAAAAACATTATCCAAATCCACCAGAAGATTGCGCTATGCCCAGCTTAAAGCCTTCTTTAATTTCATCATTGAAAAATGTCTCCCCGATCTTAAGAACCCATGTAGTGCCCCTCTGCTTTCAAAGACATTCAGGATGCCAAGACAGACACCAAAGACAATCCTTGAGAAGGAGATTGTTGACGAGATGATCTACAACACAAAGAACCAGAGAAACAGATTAATGCTGGAACTTATGGCACGCTGTGGTTTACGGATCGGAGAGCTGCTCAATATCAGGGCGTCAGATGTCTCAGAAAGAAGACTTACCATTAGAAATCGTGTCAAAAGTAATCCTCCGTCATCAGGACTTGAAGACAACCCAGATCTACCTTGGCAAGGTAAGTGA
- a CDS encoding FmdE family protein, with product MKHDWSCVFAPGVFLFCLLILCSMSYPISVWSGEPAYKQGVNIFIETGVDQPDRVPTWYAPMVAKPYAPVFEMLATKGTQGRYYPYTYAVTLKDIIKYHGHDCEGLSHAAASARVAFDILFPDGIVDRSVLWGITGPSPCWSDTVAFLTGARIQYGNLGFFKDKKYGHALILYREDTGVAVLATWKHGIDNIPGEHVVLPGKITWKPQVNMDEVISLKDVVKKADGKQTPYQVDLMRYYQWKHINDVFSRPLEDSYQAKIIENFKWADWVDPKKMIPNSHQRTDTRLKNDPYRKRPVSLE from the coding sequence ATGAAACATGATTGGTCTTGTGTCTTTGCGCCTGGAGTTTTTTTGTTCTGCTTGCTTATTTTGTGCTCAATGTCTTACCCGATTTCAGTGTGGTCCGGGGAACCAGCTTACAAACAGGGAGTAAACATCTTCATAGAGACCGGGGTGGATCAACCTGACCGGGTTCCCACATGGTATGCCCCAATGGTAGCAAAACCCTATGCCCCTGTATTTGAAATGCTGGCTACAAAAGGCACACAGGGAAGGTATTATCCTTACACCTATGCAGTTACGTTAAAAGACATAATTAAATACCACGGTCATGACTGTGAAGGCTTGAGTCATGCAGCAGCAAGTGCCAGGGTAGCATTTGATATCCTTTTTCCTGACGGCATAGTTGACAGAAGCGTTCTCTGGGGCATAACGGGTCCTTCTCCATGCTGGAGCGATACCGTTGCATTTCTTACAGGAGCCCGCATACAGTACGGAAATCTTGGATTCTTCAAGGATAAAAAATATGGACATGCACTTATCCTTTATCGTGAAGATACGGGGGTTGCGGTTCTCGCCACATGGAAACATGGAATAGATAATATCCCCGGAGAACATGTTGTCCTGCCAGGCAAAATAACGTGGAAGCCCCAAGTGAACATGGACGAGGTAATAAGCCTGAAAGATGTTGTAAAAAAAGCCGACGGAAAGCAAACGCCATATCAGGTCGATCTGATGCGATACTACCAGTGGAAACATATTAACGATGTTTTTAGCCGACCCTTAGAAGACAGTTACCAGGCCAAGATAATTGAGAATTTCAAGTGGGCAGACTGGGTTGATCCTAAAAAAATGATCCCTAATTCACATCAACGTACAGATACCAGGCTGAAAAACGATCCTTACAGAAAGAGGCCAGTTTCTCTCGAATAA
- a CDS encoding molybdopterin-binding protein, with protein sequence MKVSARNVLKGKVKGITPGVVNSEVIIELPGGLQITSIITKNSVDNLQLAPGKEVYAIIKASNVIIATD encoded by the coding sequence ATGAAGGTAAGTGCCCGTAACGTACTCAAAGGTAAGGTTAAAGGTATAACACCAGGTGTCGTTAATTCCGAGGTTATTATTGAACTTCCAGGTGGTTTGCAGATTACTTCGATTATCACAAAAAACTCTGTTGACAATTTGCAGCTCGCTCCCGGCAAAGAGGTCTATGCAATCATAAAGGCTTCAAACGTTATTATTGCTACCGACTGA
- a CDS encoding helix-turn-helix transcriptional regulator, producing the protein MNYREHRKKLLEDGQVKKEYENLLPEYKLAKSIIEQRIKRNMTQEEVARKAGMPQSAVSRIEGLTHGLPKLSTLKKIADALDAELVVKIQSKPAHG; encoded by the coding sequence ATGAACTACAGGGAACATAGAAAAAAACTCCTGGAAGACGGGCAGGTTAAAAAAGAATATGAGAATCTTCTTCCTGAATATAAGCTTGCAAAAAGCATTATTGAACAGAGGATAAAGAGAAACATGACTCAGGAAGAGGTTGCGAGAAAGGCAGGTATGCCGCAATCAGCCGTCTCAAGGATAGAAGGCCTCACCCATGGCTTGCCGAAGCTGTCAACACTCAAGAAGATTGCAGATGCTCTCGATGCCGAACTGGTAGTGAAAATCCAATCGAAACCCGCACACGGGTAG
- a CDS encoding DUF4160 domain-containing protein, with translation MFFDDHSPPHFHAVYGEYKAAIKIDGFILTEGYLPPRVFAGDSPTPMLILMNNLGLNVRRLRI, from the coding sequence ATGTTTTTTGATGACCACAGTCCACCTCATTTTCATGCAGTATACGGAGAATATAAGGCGGCCATTAAAATTGACGGTTTCATACTAACTGAAGGATACTTGCCTCCAAGAGTGTTTGCGGGGGATAGCCCGACACCAATGCTAATCTTAATGAACAATCTGGGTTTAAATGTGCGTAGATTGCGGATTTAG
- a CDS encoding nucleotidyltransferase domain-containing protein: MNRDEIISFLRDFKKTHAEKYGITSLCIFGSVARGELRDDSDIDICVTTRTPDPFLLVHFKGEIEGSLKRRVDIVRLRDKMNPFLKKRIEQEAIYV; encoded by the coding sequence GTGAACAGAGATGAAATAATATCTTTCTTGCGTGATTTTAAAAAGACACATGCAGAGAAATATGGTATTACCTCGCTTTGTATTTTTGGTTCTGTGGCGCGCGGTGAACTGCGTGATGACAGCGACATTGATATCTGCGTCACCACCAGGACGCCTGATCCATTCCTGCTTGTTCATTTCAAGGGAGAAATAGAGGGCAGCCTCAAGCGCCGAGTAGACATAGTTCGTCTCCGGGACAAAATGAATCCTTTTCTCAAAAAACGGATTGAACAAGAGGCTATTTATGTTTGA